The following coding sequences are from one Deinococcus arcticus window:
- a CDS encoding bifunctional 5,10-methylenetetrahydrofolate dehydrogenase/5,10-methenyltetrahydrofolate cyclohydrolase — MPRPDPAQPTPASHPLAGKALADEVTAGVRAALRAWAFEPHLVSVLASGDPASRVYVDSKARRAQRLGVQFSVRDLGDAPTQAALHRTLDDLSADDTVHGVVLELPLAPGLDADAALLRLPARKDIEGLSPANLALIAAGRESEALLPPTPRSVRFLLRSALGDDLRGRRVAVIGPGRTVGRPLTFMLNNRGVTVTLCNEHTRDLGAVLAPQDAVVVAVGRAGLLRAQHVQGHHVVIDAGINVQPGGVVGDAQADLPVQAQTPVPGGVGPLTSALMYQNLVRAVKLQRGEPVE; from the coding sequence ATGCCCAGACCTGACCCTGCCCAGCCCACCCCCGCCTCTCACCCCCTGGCCGGAAAGGCCCTGGCCGACGAGGTGACAGCCGGCGTGCGCGCCGCGCTGCGGGCCTGGGCCTTCGAGCCGCATCTGGTGAGTGTGCTGGCCTCGGGCGATCCGGCCTCCCGGGTGTACGTGGACAGCAAGGCCCGGCGGGCCCAGCGGCTGGGCGTGCAGTTCAGCGTGCGCGACCTGGGCGACGCCCCCACCCAGGCCGCGCTGCACCGCACCCTGGATGACCTCTCGGCCGACGATACGGTGCATGGCGTCGTCCTGGAATTGCCCCTGGCCCCCGGCCTGGACGCCGACGCCGCCCTGCTGCGCCTTCCAGCCCGCAAGGATATTGAGGGCCTGAGCCCGGCCAACCTCGCCCTGATTGCCGCCGGGCGCGAAAGCGAGGCGCTGCTGCCGCCCACACCGCGCTCGGTGCGCTTTCTGCTGCGCTCGGCCCTGGGTGACGACCTGCGTGGGCGCCGGGTGGCGGTGATTGGCCCGGGGCGCACCGTGGGCCGCCCGCTGACCTTCATGCTGAATAACCGGGGCGTAACGGTGACGCTGTGTAACGAACACACCCGCGATCTGGGCGCGGTGCTGGCCCCCCAGGACGCCGTGGTGGTGGCCGTGGGCCGCGCGGGGCTGCTGCGCGCCCAGCACGTGCAGGGCCACCATGTGGTGATTGACGCAGGCATCAACGTGCAGCCCGGCGGCGTGGTGGGCGACGCCCAGGCCGATCTGCCGGTGCAGGCCCAGACCCCGGTGCCCGGCGGCGTGGGCCCCCTCACCAGCGCCCTGATGTACCAGAACCTGGTGCGCGCGGTCAAATTGCAGCGCGGCGAACCGGTGGAGTAG
- a CDS encoding glycosyltransferase family 2 protein, which translates to MLIAIDLIGLLLFTLYATQQLLSAAQRRLRPPEREDGVRLTFLIPALNEAQVIGATLANLRATVPGARLVVIDDASDDDTAAIVARVARQDPLVTLLRRQPPEARQNKGRAMNWAVRQLLRSSFFPDPAQDVLVVLDADGRVGADFPRQVRGAFADPNVMAAQGWMRFRQTGAPAGARGALGRTLLLQQDIEAFITGHIQRYRHRGGTASLTGNGQCMRASYVADQLARGVDPWPEVLLEDFASAVEIRLHDPAHRVAALTAHVSQQGLIEVPGFIRQRVRWTQGAMECLAYLPRLWRRPGPLVTRLDFSYFILGPWLNALLILSIASQGLRRMFGWEGLPLSPAAGLVLTVLPLLFQLNWAARYCLERRLPWTMVPVILLGLPVYSFVLLTSLPLAYFNHFTGRRGWYKSVRHDDSEPEAPEDTAQAAYAAQDPDLSFR; encoded by the coding sequence GTGCTGATCGCCATTGACCTCATTGGCCTGCTTCTCTTTACCCTGTATGCCACCCAGCAGCTCCTGAGCGCCGCGCAGCGCCGCCTGCGCCCGCCCGAGCGCGAGGACGGCGTGCGCCTGACCTTCCTGATTCCCGCGCTGAACGAGGCCCAGGTGATCGGCGCGACCCTGGCCAATCTGCGCGCCACGGTGCCCGGTGCCCGGCTGGTGGTCATTGACGACGCCAGCGACGACGACACGGCGGCCATTGTGGCCCGCGTGGCCCGGCAGGACCCCCTGGTGACCCTGCTGCGCCGCCAGCCTCCCGAAGCCCGCCAGAACAAGGGCCGCGCCATGAACTGGGCCGTGCGCCAGTTGCTGCGCAGCTCCTTCTTCCCGGACCCGGCCCAGGATGTCCTGGTGGTGCTGGACGCCGATGGGCGGGTGGGCGCCGACTTTCCCCGGCAGGTGCGCGGCGCCTTTGCCGACCCCAATGTGATGGCCGCGCAGGGCTGGATGCGTTTTCGCCAGACCGGGGCCCCGGCGGGCGCACGCGGCGCCCTGGGCCGCACCCTGCTGCTGCAACAGGACATCGAGGCGTTTATCACCGGTCACATCCAGCGCTACCGGCACCGGGGCGGCACCGCCTCGCTGACCGGCAATGGCCAGTGCATGCGCGCCAGCTACGTGGCCGATCAGCTGGCCCGGGGCGTGGACCCCTGGCCCGAGGTGCTGCTGGAAGACTTTGCCAGCGCCGTGGAAATTCGCCTGCACGACCCTGCCCACCGCGTGGCGGCCCTGACCGCCCACGTAAGCCAGCAGGGCCTGATTGAGGTGCCCGGGTTTATCCGGCAGCGGGTGCGCTGGACGCAGGGTGCCATGGAATGCCTGGCCTACCTGCCCCGGCTGTGGCGCCGCCCGGGGCCGCTGGTGACCCGGCTGGATTTCAGTTACTTCATCCTGGGCCCGTGGCTCAACGCCCTGCTGATTCTGAGCATCGCCAGCCAGGGCCTGCGCCGCATGTTTGGCTGGGAGGGCCTGCCGCTGTCCCCGGCCGCCGGGCTGGTGCTGACGGTGTTGCCCCTGCTGTTCCAGCTGAACTGGGCGGCGCGCTACTGCCTGGAGCGCCGCCTGCCCTGGACCATGGTGCCGGTGATTCTGCTGGGCTTGCCGGTGTATTCCTTCGTGCTGCTCACCAGCCTGCCGCTGGCGTATTTCAACCACTTCACCGGGCGCCGGGGCTGGTACAAGAGCGTGCGCCACGATGACAGCGAGCCCGAGGCCCCCGAGGACACCGCCCAGGCGGCCTATGCCGCCCAGGACCCAGACCTGTCGTTCCGCTGA
- a CDS encoding homoserine O-acetyltransferase family protein yields the protein MTALPHPAPLRPPPPEDTPARCSPAPRRQTAHLFRAAPLLLDCGLPVSDLRVAYHTYGEARQEATLVLHALTGTSAVHEWWPDFLGEGRPLDPTRDYIVCANVLGGCAGSTGPGELPGWRGGDAPLTLRDMARAGRALLEHLGVRRVRVVGASMGGMLAYAWLLECPDLVERAVIIGAPARHSPWAIGLNTAARGAIRAAPGGEGLKVARMVATLSYRSPDSFAQTQSGLRAPGVPAITSYLHHQGEKLQARFCERSYLALTGAMDAFQPTDAELRTIQAPVLVVGISSDGLYPAAEVAAGAGHLPRGTYWELRSVHGHDAFLMDPGGLPGQVAAFLDQSGPPP from the coding sequence GTGACCGCCCTGCCCCACCCTGCCCCCCTGCGGCCCCCACCCCCGGAGGACACCCCGGCGCGATGTTCCCCGGCCCCCCGGCGCCAGACCGCCCACCTGTTCCGTGCCGCGCCGCTGCTGCTGGACTGCGGCCTGCCGGTCAGCGACCTGCGCGTGGCCTACCACACCTACGGCGAGGCGCGCCAGGAGGCCACGCTGGTGTTGCACGCCCTGACGGGCACCAGCGCCGTGCATGAGTGGTGGCCGGACTTTCTGGGCGAGGGCCGGCCCCTGGACCCCACGCGCGACTACATTGTCTGTGCCAACGTACTGGGCGGCTGCGCGGGCAGCACCGGCCCCGGCGAGTTGCCCGGGTGGCGCGGGGGCGACGCGCCGCTGACCCTGCGCGACATGGCGCGGGCCGGGCGGGCCCTGCTGGAACACCTGGGCGTGCGCCGGGTGCGGGTGGTGGGCGCCAGCATGGGCGGCATGCTGGCCTACGCGTGGCTGCTGGAATGCCCCGATCTGGTGGAGCGCGCGGTCATCATCGGCGCGCCCGCACGGCACTCGCCCTGGGCCATTGGCCTGAACACGGCCGCGCGCGGGGCCATCCGCGCCGCGCCCGGCGGCGAGGGCCTGAAGGTGGCGCGCATGGTGGCCACGCTCTCCTACCGCAGCCCGGACAGCTTTGCCCAGACCCAGAGCGGCCTGCGCGCACCGGGCGTGCCCGCCATCACCTCTTACCTGCACCACCAGGGCGAGAAGCTGCAGGCCCGCTTCTGCGAGCGCTCGTATCTGGCACTCACCGGGGCCATGGACGCCTTTCAGCCCACCGATGCCGAACTGCGGACCATTCAGGCGCCGGTGCTGGTGGTGGGCATCTCCAGTGACGGGCTGTACCCGGCGGCCGAGGTGGCGGCCGGCGCCGGGCACCTGCCGCGCGGCACCTACTGGGAGCTGCGCAGCGTGCATGGCCACGACGCCTTTCTGATGGACCCGGGCGGCCTGCCCGGGCAAGTGGCGGCGTTTCTGGACCAGTCCGGCCCCCCGCCGTAG
- a CDS encoding O-acetylhomoserine aminocarboxypropyltransferase/cysteine synthase family protein — protein sequence MAHQFETLQVHAGQKPDPTTGAQQVPIYSTNSYVFQSPEHAADLFGLRAFGNIYSRIQNPTTAVLEERVAALEGGVGALAVASGHAAQFLAITNIAQAGDNIVSTPNLYGGTVNQFRVTLQRLGIEVRFTGREERPEEFAALIDGRTRAVYLETIGNPALNIPDFEAIAAAAHAQGVAVIVDNTFGAGGYYCQPLRHGANVVLHSASKWIGGHGNGIGGLIVDGGNFDWGNGRYPLFTEPSPSYHGLNFWETFGAGNALGLPNVAFIVRARTEGLRDLGPTLAPQQAWQFLQGLETLSLRAERHAHNAQALAGWLAAHPDVARVTYPGLSNHPHYDRAQHYLPRGAGGVLTFELRGGRAAGEAFIRSVALAQHVANVGDTRTLVIHPASTTHSQLDETAQRSAGVTPGLVRVSVGIEHIDDIREDFAQALAAALVEGEPLEAAPGEEA from the coding sequence ATGGCGCACCAGTTTGAAACGTTGCAGGTTCACGCCGGCCAGAAACCCGATCCCACCACCGGCGCGCAGCAGGTGCCGATTTACTCCACGAACAGTTACGTGTTCCAGTCGCCGGAGCACGCCGCTGACCTGTTTGGCCTGCGGGCCTTTGGCAACATTTACAGCCGCATTCAGAACCCCACGACCGCGGTGCTGGAAGAGCGCGTAGCGGCCCTTGAAGGCGGCGTGGGGGCCCTGGCCGTGGCCAGCGGGCACGCCGCGCAGTTCCTGGCCATCACGAACATCGCCCAGGCCGGGGACAACATTGTCTCCACGCCCAACCTGTATGGCGGCACGGTCAACCAGTTCCGCGTGACCCTGCAGCGCCTGGGCATCGAGGTGCGCTTTACGGGCCGCGAGGAGCGTCCGGAAGAGTTCGCCGCTCTGATTGACGGGCGCACCCGCGCGGTGTACCTGGAGACCATCGGCAACCCGGCGCTGAACATTCCCGACTTTGAGGCCATTGCCGCCGCCGCGCACGCCCAGGGGGTGGCGGTGATCGTGGACAACACCTTCGGCGCGGGGGGCTACTACTGCCAGCCGCTGCGGCACGGCGCGAACGTGGTGCTGCACTCGGCCAGCAAATGGATTGGTGGGCACGGCAACGGCATTGGCGGCCTGATCGTCGACGGCGGCAACTTCGACTGGGGCAACGGCCGCTACCCCCTCTTCACCGAGCCGAGCCCCAGCTACCACGGCCTGAACTTCTGGGAAACGTTCGGCGCGGGCAACGCGCTGGGGCTGCCGAACGTGGCCTTTATCGTGCGCGCGCGTACCGAGGGCCTGCGCGACCTGGGGCCTACCCTGGCGCCGCAGCAGGCGTGGCAATTCTTGCAGGGCCTGGAAACCCTGAGCCTGCGCGCCGAGCGCCACGCCCACAATGCCCAGGCGCTGGCGGGCTGGCTGGCTGCCCACCCCGACGTGGCGCGCGTGACCTACCCTGGCCTGAGCAACCACCCCCACTACGACCGCGCCCAGCATTACCTGCCGCGCGGCGCGGGCGGAGTACTGACCTTTGAACTGCGCGGCGGGCGCGCGGCTGGCGAGGCGTTTATCCGTTCGGTGGCCCTGGCCCAGCACGTGGCGAATGTGGGCGACACCCGTACCCTGGTGATTCACCCGGCCAGCACCACCCACAGCCAGCTGGACGAGACCGCGCAGCGCTCGGCCGGGGTCACGCCGGGGCTGGTGCGGGTGTCGGTGGGCATTGAGCATATTGACGATATCCGCGAGGACTTTGCCCAGGCGCTGGCTGCCGCGCTGGTGGAGGGTGAGCCCCTGGAGGCCGCCCCTGGCGAGGAGGCGTGA
- a CDS encoding Fur family transcriptional regulator, which translates to MSAARSTRQRDVIARVLHDAEGPLAVGDVLARARTDLPALGVATVYRTLKLLTEQGRIHPVTLDGETRYEPSGKGHHHHFSCTGCGRVFTLHTCPVALPSGTVYPGGFVVEAHEVTLYGRCPECVQGQRAG; encoded by the coding sequence GTGAGCGCCGCGCGCAGCACCCGGCAGCGTGACGTGATTGCCCGCGTGCTGCACGACGCCGAAGGGCCGCTGGCTGTGGGGGACGTGCTGGCACGCGCCCGCACCGACCTGCCGGCCCTGGGCGTGGCGACCGTGTACCGCACCCTGAAGCTGCTGACCGAACAGGGCCGCATTCACCCCGTGACGCTGGACGGTGAAACCCGTTACGAACCCAGCGGCAAGGGCCACCACCACCACTTCAGCTGCACGGGCTGCGGCCGGGTGTTTACCCTGCACACCTGCCCCGTGGCCCTGCCCAGCGGCACGGTGTATCCCGGCGGTTTTGTGGTCGAGGCGCATGAGGTGACCCTGTACGGCCGCTGCCCGGAGTGCGTGCAGGGCCAGCGCGCCGGGTAG
- a CDS encoding phage holin family protein: MEERKSLGGALVDVFDAGMTLVKAELSAVARKAGQVAKAKGIGAVLLLASTGPLIMGLVFLILAVFYGLMRLGLGPWAAALLIALLSFAVTGALIMMGLKKLSAEVPNDEPRFRRDRMDDQLADHEERPAPTAPRPAGSQGAGLQTNRPTANARMGNVPASRDNAERDAYNPNGPRVELRRDPTEYAAGETRVMGEQGGVATVRVEHGTVTVPVYESKPGGEPQEYSSGLNKKIDGSEVGKHSHGHHHDPNLQEPVVLKDAPGIPVSTEPTFRGDMKRGGR; this comes from the coding sequence ATGGAAGAACGCAAGAGTCTGGGTGGCGCGCTGGTGGATGTGTTTGATGCCGGCATGACCCTCGTAAAGGCGGAATTGAGCGCCGTGGCCCGCAAGGCCGGGCAGGTGGCCAAGGCCAAGGGGATAGGCGCCGTGTTGCTGCTGGCCTCGACCGGGCCGCTCATCATGGGGCTGGTCTTTCTTATCCTGGCCGTGTTCTACGGCCTGATGCGGCTGGGGCTGGGACCCTGGGCCGCCGCACTGCTGATCGCGCTTCTGAGCTTTGCCGTGACCGGCGCGCTGATCATGATGGGCCTGAAGAAACTAAGCGCCGAGGTGCCGAACGACGAGCCCCGGTTCCGGAGGGACCGCATGGACGACCAGCTGGCCGATCACGAAGAGCGTCCTGCTCCCACTGCGCCCCGCCCAGCGGGTTCGCAGGGTGCCGGGCTGCAGACGAACCGCCCCACGGCCAATGCGCGCATGGGCAACGTGCCCGCCAGCCGCGACAACGCCGAGCGCGACGCCTACAACCCCAACGGCCCGCGCGTGGAGCTGCGCCGCGACCCCACCGAGTACGCGGCGGGTGAAACCCGCGTGATGGGTGAGCAGGGCGGCGTGGCCACGGTGCGCGTGGAACACGGCACGGTGACGGTCCCGGTGTACGAAAGCAAGCCGGGCGGTGAGCCGCAGGAGTACAGCAGCGGCCTGAACAAGAAGATTGATGGCAGCGAGGTGGGCAAGCACAGCCACGGTCATCACCACGACCCCAACCTGCAGGAGCCCGTGGTGCTCAAGGACGCCCCCGGCATTCCCGTGAGCACCGAGCCTACCTTCCGGGGCGACATGAAGCGGGGTGGCCGCTGA
- a CDS encoding class I SAM-dependent methyltransferase, with product MPGPPQHQENLNLTLAQRSNLWAPTARGYHAWRAGSLRLLGARGLTLAREADLMTALCRPGPGQRWLDAGTSSGFYAGVLARAGAQVLAADLSAPMLQEAGRRQRGLGIEWRQLNLERSGLPAAGFDGVTVGATLNETHDPARLLSELARLLRPGGQLWLMYLRRTGGPLQAALERAALGGLTFPDPAWVARALPGLRLTHGLNTGAVRFERYEVERSAKGSSAAPGAATRTL from the coding sequence ATGCCCGGCCCGCCCCAGCACCAAGAAAATCTGAACCTGACCCTGGCCCAGCGCTCAAATCTGTGGGCGCCCACTGCGCGGGGCTATCACGCTTGGCGCGCCGGGTCCCTGCGCCTGCTGGGCGCCCGTGGCCTGACCCTGGCGCGCGAGGCTGACCTGATGACGGCCCTGTGCCGCCCGGGGCCGGGGCAGCGCTGGCTGGACGCCGGCACCAGCAGCGGCTTTTACGCCGGGGTGCTGGCCCGCGCCGGCGCGCAGGTCCTGGCCGCCGACCTGAGCGCACCCATGCTGCAAGAAGCCGGGCGGCGCCAGCGGGGGCTGGGCATTGAGTGGCGGCAGCTGAATCTGGAACGCAGTGGGCTGCCGGCCGCCGGGTTTGACGGCGTCACGGTGGGGGCCACCCTGAACGAAACGCACGACCCCGCGCGCCTGCTGAGCGAACTGGCGCGGCTGCTGCGCCCCGGTGGGCAGCTGTGGCTGATGTACCTGCGCCGCACAGGGGGCCCGCTGCAGGCGGCGCTGGAGCGGGCGGCCCTGGGCGGCCTGACGTTTCCCGATCCCGCCTGGGTGGCGCGCGCCCTGCCAGGGCTGCGCCTGACCCACGGCCTGAACACCGGCGCGGTGCGGTTCGAGCGCTATGAGGTTGAGCGCTCTGCGAAGGGAAGCAGCGCCGCACCCGGGGCCGCCACAAGAACTCTGTAA
- a CDS encoding phytoene/squalene synthase family protein, producing the protein MTRTHSKTFYLGSRFFPVQQRRAVWAVYAACRDGDDIVDEASGEAARAGLERWWTRIQAAFAGQPGAHPTDVALAWAAQTYPIPLSAFAELHEGLRMDLEARAYHDMADLTLYCRRVAGVVGFMIAPISGFEGGERTLDHALKLGQAMQLTNILRDVGEDLTRGRVYLPAGLLAEYGVSRADLERGEVTPEYRALMRHLSELARSWYAEGRTGIPCLHGSARLAVAAAARAYEGILDDLARGGFDNFGRRAHVSGTRKLLLLPRAWWELRAAPAPLS; encoded by the coding sequence GTGACACGCACGCACAGCAAGACCTTCTACCTGGGCTCGCGCTTTTTTCCGGTCCAGCAGCGCCGGGCCGTGTGGGCGGTGTACGCCGCCTGCCGCGACGGCGACGACATTGTGGACGAGGCCAGTGGTGAGGCGGCCCGCGCAGGTCTGGAGCGGTGGTGGACACGCATTCAGGCGGCCTTTGCCGGGCAGCCCGGGGCCCATCCCACCGACGTGGCGCTGGCCTGGGCCGCCCAGACCTACCCCATTCCGCTGTCCGCCTTTGCCGAGCTGCACGAGGGGCTGCGCATGGACCTGGAGGCCCGCGCCTACCACGATATGGCGGACCTGACCCTGTACTGCCGCCGGGTGGCGGGGGTGGTGGGTTTCATGATTGCGCCCATCAGCGGCTTTGAGGGCGGCGAGCGCACGCTGGACCACGCCCTGAAGCTGGGGCAGGCCATGCAGCTGACCAATATCCTGCGCGATGTGGGCGAGGACCTGACCCGGGGCCGCGTGTACCTGCCGGCCGGCCTGCTGGCCGAATATGGCGTGAGCCGCGCCGACCTGGAACGCGGCGAGGTCACGCCCGAGTACCGCGCGCTGATGCGCCACCTGTCCGAACTGGCCCGGTCGTGGTACGCCGAGGGCCGCACCGGCATTCCCTGCCTGCACGGCAGCGCCCGGCTGGCGGTGGCCGCCGCCGCCCGCGCCTACGAGGGCATTCTGGATGATCTGGCGCGCGGCGGCTTTGACAACTTCGGGCGGCGGGCCCACGTGAGCGGCACGCGCAAGCTGCTGCTGCTGCCCCGGGCGTGGTGGGAACTGCGCGCCGCGCCCGCCCCGCTGTCCTGA
- the crtI gene encoding phytoene desaturase family protein translates to MTLSPTHPRRKTALIIGAGFGGLSLGIRLQSMGFDTTILERLDAPGGRAYQKRTPDGYVFDMGPTVITVPHFIEELFALQRGAAGLSTPDYPAQVLAPGARVTQGESGGPRTREYVRLVPILPFYRIYFDDGTFFDYDGDPENTRRQILALAPGDLDGYERFHADAQAIFERGFLELGYTHFGDMGSMWRVVPDLLKLDAVRTLFSFTSKYFQSPKLRQVFSFETLLVGGNPLSVPAIYAMIHFVEKTWGIHYVMGGTGALVRAFVQKFEELGGQMRYGAGVDEVLVTDDRGRPVRAPLGRRVARGVRLESGEELHADLVVSNGDWANTYLRRVPAAARLVNSDLRVKAARQSMSLIVIYFGFRHDGTDLGLRHHNIILGPRYEELLTEIFGRKVLSQDFSQYLHVPTLTDPSLAPEGHHAAYTLVPVPHNGSGIDWSVEGPKLVDRVLTFLDERGYIPGLRERLTHQEFITPDYFESTLDSHLGNAFGPEPRLTQSAFFRPHNRSEDVKNLYLVGAGAQPGGGTPSVMMSAKMTARLIAQDFGLHPDLLGEGVSGAAD, encoded by the coding sequence ATGACCCTCTCCCCCACCCACCCCCGCCGCAAGACGGCCCTGATTATCGGCGCCGGCTTTGGCGGCCTGAGCCTGGGCATTCGCCTGCAGAGCATGGGCTTTGACACCACGATTCTGGAACGCCTGGACGCCCCCGGCGGGCGCGCCTACCAGAAACGCACCCCGGACGGCTACGTGTTCGACATGGGCCCCACGGTCATTACCGTGCCGCACTTTATCGAGGAGCTGTTCGCACTGCAGCGCGGCGCCGCTGGCCTGAGCACCCCCGATTACCCGGCGCAGGTGCTGGCCCCGGGCGCGCGGGTGACCCAGGGCGAGAGCGGCGGCCCGCGCACCCGCGAGTACGTGCGGCTGGTGCCCATCCTGCCCTTTTACCGGATTTACTTTGACGACGGCACCTTCTTCGACTATGACGGCGACCCCGAGAACACCCGGCGCCAGATTCTGGCCCTGGCCCCCGGGGACCTGGACGGTTACGAACGCTTTCATGCCGACGCGCAGGCGATCTTCGAGCGCGGTTTTCTGGAGCTGGGCTACACGCACTTCGGGGACATGGGCAGCATGTGGCGCGTGGTGCCGGACCTGCTGAAACTGGACGCCGTGCGCACGCTGTTTTCCTTTACCAGCAAGTATTTCCAGAGCCCCAAGCTGCGGCAGGTGTTTTCCTTTGAAACGCTACTGGTGGGGGGCAATCCGCTGTCGGTGCCGGCCATCTACGCCATGATTCACTTTGTCGAGAAAACCTGGGGCATTCATTACGTGATGGGCGGCACCGGCGCGCTGGTGCGGGCCTTTGTACAGAAGTTCGAAGAACTGGGCGGGCAGATGCGCTACGGGGCCGGGGTGGATGAGGTACTCGTCACCGATGACCGGGGCCGCCCGGTGCGCGCGCCGCTGGGCCGCCGCGTGGCGCGGGGCGTGCGCCTGGAGAGTGGTGAGGAGCTGCACGCCGATCTGGTGGTGAGCAACGGCGACTGGGCCAACACCTACCTCAGGCGGGTGCCGGCCGCCGCCCGGCTGGTGAACAGCGACCTGCGCGTGAAGGCCGCGCGCCAGAGCATGAGCCTGATCGTCATTTACTTCGGCTTCCGCCACGACGGCACGGACCTGGGGCTGCGCCACCACAACATCATCCTGGGGCCCCGCTACGAGGAACTGCTGACCGAAATTTTTGGGCGCAAGGTGCTGAGCCAGGATTTCAGCCAGTACCTGCACGTGCCCACCCTGACCGACCCCAGCCTGGCCCCGGAGGGCCACCACGCGGCCTATACCCTGGTGCCCGTGCCGCACAACGGCAGCGGTATTGACTGGAGCGTGGAGGGCCCGAAGCTGGTGGACCGGGTGCTGACCTTTCTGGACGAACGCGGGTATATCCCGGGGCTGCGTGAGCGCCTGACGCACCAGGAATTTATTACCCCCGACTACTTTGAAAGTACGCTGGACAGCCACCTGGGCAACGCCTTCGGGCCAGAGCCCCGCCTGACCCAGAGTGCGTTTTTCCGCCCGCACAACCGCAGCGAGGACGTGAAGAACCTGTATCTGGTGGGGGCGGGCGCGCAGCCCGGCGGCGGCACCCCCAGCGTGATGATGTCGGCCAAGATGACGGCCCGCCTGATCGCCCAGGATTTCGGCCTGCACCCCGATCTGCTGGGCGAGGGCGTGAGCGGCGCCGCCGACTGA
- a CDS encoding M12 family metallopeptidase, with product MLRSTPVLLLSLFLAACSTAPNLAPEARTTPRTQPATLIMPDGTRQQVMGFEQDGYLMLEEDIILADLSEAAPQGTYVVDTRYRWTGRTIPYTFASNVPQAIRDRVTAAAANIRSNTNVIVTPRTNQANYVQITYNTGTSCASSLGMVGGRQTITLADRCTTGTIIHEFGHAMGLFHEQTRPDRDSYVQIQWSNIPTDWHSQYQIRSGSRGYGAYDFDSIMHYPAYFDGKLAIKPLNSSVDLNRMGQRNGFSTIDKSTVNFMYPR from the coding sequence ATGCTGAGATCCACGCCGGTTCTGCTGCTGTCCCTTTTCCTTGCCGCCTGCTCCACAGCGCCGAACCTCGCGCCCGAGGCCCGCACCACCCCCAGGACCCAGCCTGCCACGCTGATCATGCCTGACGGCACCCGGCAGCAGGTCATGGGCTTCGAGCAGGACGGTTACCTGATGCTCGAAGAGGACATCATCCTGGCTGACCTGAGCGAAGCCGCCCCGCAGGGCACCTATGTGGTGGACACCCGCTACCGCTGGACGGGCCGCACCATTCCCTACACCTTCGCCAGCAACGTGCCCCAGGCCATTCGGGACCGCGTGACGGCGGCGGCGGCCAACATCCGCAGCAACACCAACGTGATTGTCACGCCGCGCACCAACCAGGCCAACTACGTGCAGATCACGTACAACACCGGCACCAGCTGCGCCTCCAGCCTGGGCATGGTGGGCGGGCGCCAGACCATCACCCTGGCCGACCGCTGCACGACCGGCACCATCATTCACGAGTTCGGCCACGCCATGGGCCTGTTCCACGAGCAGACCCGCCCCGACCGCGACAGCTACGTGCAGATTCAGTGGAGCAACATCCCCACCGACTGGCACAGCCAGTACCAGATTCGCAGCGGCTCGCGCGGCTACGGCGCCTACGACTTCGATTCGATCATGCACTACCCCGCCTACTTTGACGGCAAGCTGGCCATCAAGCCGCTGAACAGCAGCGTGGACCTGAACCGCATGGGCCAGCGCAACGGCTTTTCTACCATTGACAAGAGCACGGTCAACTTCATGTACCCCCGCTGA